In Rana temporaria chromosome 3, aRanTem1.1, whole genome shotgun sequence, a single window of DNA contains:
- the NHP2 gene encoding H/ACA ribonucleoprotein complex subunit 2, which translates to MTKVKKEKRREAEEEAETAPEVPERSYEEMLTNINPIAQPMAGRKLTKRLYKCIKKAVKQKNIRRGVKEVQKFINKGEKGIVVLAGDTLPIEVYCHVPVMCEDRGIPYTYIPSKSDLGAAAGSKRPTCVIMVKPNSEYEDSYNECMEDVQALPLPY; encoded by the exons ATGACCAAGGTGAAGAAAGAGAAGCGGcgagaggcagaggaggaagcGGAGACGGCGCCCGAGGTCCCGGAGCGCTCATATGAGGAGATGCTGACCAACATCAACCCCATCGCACAGCCGATGGCGGGACGGAAACTTACCAAGAGACTGTACAAGTGTATAAAGAAAG ccgtcAAACAAAAGAATATTCGGAGAGGTGTAAAAGAGGTGCAGAAATTCATCAATAAAGGAGAAAAGGG AATCGTTGTGCTTGCTGGAGACACccttcccattgaagtctattgccaTGTTCCTGTCATGTGTGAGGATCGTGGAATTCCGTACACCTACATCCCTTCCAAATCT GATTTAGGTGCTGCAGCTGGCTCCAAGCGACCTACGTGTGTTATAATGGTTAAACCAAACAGTGAATATGAAGACTCGTACAATGAGTGTATGGAAGATGTACAAGCTTTACCATTACCTTATTGA